The Bremerella alba genome includes the window ATCAACGGCATCGGCGAGCGAGCCGGGAACGCCTCGCTCGAAGAAGTGGTCATGGCACTTCGCACGCGGCACGATTACTACAACATCGGTACCCGCATCAATACCACGCGGCTTGTGCCGACCAGCCGTTTGCTTTCCAACATCACCGGGCTTCAGGTGCAGCGGAACAAAGCGATCGTCGGCCGCAACGCCTTCGCCCACGAGTCTGGCATTCACCAAGACGGCATGCTCAAAGAGCCGACCACCTACGAGATCATGCGACCTGAAGACGTCGGCCTCGAAAAGACCGACCTGGTCCTCGGCAAGCACAGCGGCAGGGCAGCGCTTTCCGACCGCGCCAAAGCGCTCGGCTATCACTTGAGCGCCGAGCAGCTTCAAGAGGTGTTCGACGAGTTCAAGAAGCTGGCCGACAAAAAGAAGGACATCTACGACGGCGACATCGCCTCGCTCTGCGACCAGCTGATCCGCGGCGAAGTCCGCCAAGGCTGGACATTGGAGAGCTTGGACGTCGCCCACGGAACCGGCAAGCCGCCCCACGTGAAGATGAAACTCCGTCGCGGCGATGAAACCGAGACCGCTGAGATCTCCGAAGGAGACGGCCCCATCGACGCCGCCTTCTGGGCGATCGAACGCATCACGGGAGTCCCGATCACCTGCAAAGACTTCCAAGTCCACAGCGCAACCTTGGGCCGCGACGCCCTAGGGGAAGTCACCGTCGAGATCGAATCGAATAAGAAGACTGCCCGAGGACGCGGAAGTTCAACCGATACGGTTGAAGCGACGGTGCACGCGATTTTGGATGCAGTGAACCGGATCAGTGGGTAGTGATTGCTGAGCGTTTAGTTTGGAAATAGAAAGAGCCCCAGGCGTTGCTGCTTGGGGTTCTTTTTGTGCAATAGCAAGACGTTTCGTCGCTTTCAGAGGGCCAGTTGCCTGCTTGGAACTCATGCTTCGCGCGCCCACGGAAGTACTTCCGTATCGGAAAATACCGCTTGGTAGATGCGAACGCTGCCGGGATCGGTATTGTGCAAATGGAGTGGCACGGGAAGACTCAGGAGACTCTTTCCTAGTAATTTAATGTTAGACCGCTGAAGAATATCGGTGATATTTGACTCCGTGCTGCTTAGCTCTTCATTCAATTCAACGACGCTTAAACCATTGTCGTAGATCCTCATCAGCAAGGCCCAGGGAGCCAACATCGAAATCTGTAAGAACCACCGACTAGAGAAATCAGAAATCAGATATCCAAAGCTGACATCATCATTCACATCCATTTCCTCTTCGACCTGGTAGCGGGATGACAATTCGGCAACGATCGTCGCATAAGGTGAATGCGACAATGAAGTGCTAACAAAATCAAAATTCGGGGACTCCCACGAACCGTAGCGTGACTTAATGATCTCAAGTACGAACTTCAGCTCTAACTTTTCATCATTCATCGCTTAGATTGCCTCGCCCTTCACCCACCTAATCAAACGCATCTCGCACCTCAGGCTTCGCCAGCACTACCAACGCCCAGATCCCAAACGGGATCCCCAGCAGGCAGCACGGGCCGATGCAGGGGATCACGGCTATCACGGCGGCGGTTCTGGCGGCGGTGAAATTGGTGAGGCCTTTCATCTGTATGGCGCCGTACAGGATGAAGCCTGATGCGGCGACGAGTAGGGCACCCCAGATGCTGCGAACGGTTATGGTCGTGTATTCGGAGATCGGGCCGTCGTTGTTCGCTTCCAAGTGCGCGACCGCGCCCGATAGCAGCAGAAAGACATTTCCGGCAAGCCCTAGAAGGCCGATCCCAATGGCCAGTACCGAGATGACCATCAGAGCAATCGCAGGGGCATTCACCTGGGCTTGTGCTGCCTGGGATCGCGATGTGGGACTGGGGCTAGGACTTTCGTAGGGATTCGACATGCAAGGTCTTTCTACTCAGTGCGGATAAAGTGCTTCTCGGGGGTGTAACAAGGACCCATGTTAGCGTGTTCCGCTGACGCTCGCATATCGTCATTCATCCAGGGGCTTCTGGCTACCAGCCCGCCTTGTTACCCATTTATGTGTTCGAGCGACCGTCGGTCAGGTCGTTAAAACGGTTGCTGACCAAGTTACCACCGTCGACATAAGGTCTCTTGGCGACGGCTTGGGGGTCGTTGTTCCGCCTCCAAAGGACGGATAAAATGGAGTGTTCATCGTGCTTGGGCTTCGGCAATTATGCATTTTGGCCTATCTCGCGATCGTGGTTAACAACGAACAGCACCCCTACCTTCCGAAAAGATGTCGAACATGAAAATTGCCGTTATTGGTGGAGATGGAACCGGACCTGAAGTCACAGCGGAAGCCCTGAAAGTCATGGATGCGGCCGCCAAGTTAGAAGGTTTCACCATCGAAAAGACCGAATTCGGTTTTGGTGGGGATCACTACCTGAAGACGGGCGAAATTCTGCCAGAAGGTGCCGTTGAAGAGCTGCGAAAGTTCGATGCCATCTTCCTGGGGGCTATCGGTCACCCCGACGTTGCCCCAGGTATTTTGGAAAAAGGCTTGCTGCTGCAACTGCGTTTCCAGCTAGATCAATACATTAACCTGCGTCCGGTGAAGCTTTATCCTGGCGTTGAGACTCCGCTGAAGGACAAGGGTCCGGAAGAAATCGATTTCGTGGTCGTGCGTGAAAACACCGAAGACCTGTACGCAGGCATCGGTGGTTTCCTCAAGAAGGGAACCGCAGACGAAGTCGCCACGCAGACGGCCATGTATACCCGCAAGGGTTGCGAGCGTTGGCTGCGTTGGGCTTTCGAATACACTCAGAAGCGAAACAACCCGGAAGGAAAAAAGTTGACCTTGGTCGCGAAGACCAACGTGCTTACCTACGGGCATGATCTGGTCTGGCGTACCTTCCAGGAAGTGGCCAAGGATTACCCCGACGTCGAACCAGACTACAACCACGTCGATGCGTGCTGCATGTGGATGGTCAAGAACCCCGAGTACTACGACGTGATCGCCACGACCAACATGTTCGGCGACATCATCACCGACCTGGCCGGGATCTTGCAAGGCGGCATGGGCGTTGCCGCCGGTGGCAATATCAACCCCGATGCCGGTGGTACCAGCATGTACGAACCGATGGGGGGAAGTGCACCCAAGTATACCGGTAAGAACGTGATCAATCCGATCGCGGCAATCAGCGCCGGTGCGATGCTGCTAGAGCACACCGGTCAGCCAGCCGCAGGTGCCCGCGTCATGAAGGCCATCCAAGTCGTTACCGGCACCAAGATGAAAAGCCAAAGTGCCGGCAAGATGGGTTATGGAACTTCCGAAGTGGGTGACCTGGTCGTCGAAGCACTCGGCGGTTAGTTGCCTGAGATCGGATTGAATCAGTAGCATACGCAAGATTGGGGTCACGGCTGAAGTTTCGGTCGCGGCCCCGCTTGTTAAATGGACCCTCATTTTGTCTTAGCAAGTGGAGAACTGTCGTGTCCGTAAAAAGTCTTTTTGATCTGACTGGCCGTACCGTTCTCGTCACCGGCGGAAGCAAGGGAATCGGCAAAACGATTGCCCGAGCTTTTGCCGAATGCGGGGCCAATGTCTGCATTACCGCGCGCAATAAACAAGAGCTAGAGTCCGCCGCTGCGGAGATCGCTCAGGGACTTAGTGTCCAGGTCGAGTACCGCGTATGCGACATGTTGGACCGAGCAGCGGTCGACGCCATGGCCATCGATGTCCTGAAAGCGTTTCAAGGTGTCGATGTTCTGATCAACAATGCCGGGACAAACAAACCTCAAATCTTAACGGAAACTACCGACGAGGTTTGGGACGAGGTGTTAGAACTGAACTTCACCGCGTGCATGCGTTTGGCTCGTCATGTCGTCCCCGGCATGAAGGATAAAAGTTGGGGGCGTATCATTCACCTTTCGAGTGTCATGGCCCTGGCTTCCAACTCGGGTCGGGGTTTATATTCCGGCACCAAGGCAGCTCTAATTGGGATGGCAAGAGCACATGCGTTAGAATTAGGACCACACGGCATTACCGTCAACTGTATTTGCCCTGGCCCAATCGCGACGGACCTCCCCATGAGCTTGTTAAACGACGAGCAAAAACAGCGTTTCGCCGAGCGGACCGCCGTCAAAAGGTGGGGTGAAACCATAGACATGGTGGGACCAGCCTTGTTGCTTGGCAGTGATGCTGGTGCGTACATTACAGGGACCACGATCCTTGCCGATGGTGGATTGATTTGCCGCACGTTCGACTAACCTGCTCCACTTGGCGGTTGGCCCTACGATAGCCGGCAGACCTTATTGCCCGTGCACGATACGTTGAACGACGACTTGATGTGACCCCATAACTGATCAGCGGATTCGCATAGGCGAGACGCGACGACTTGGCTTGCTCATGAACCTACAGATCATCTCAACTAAAGATAGCCACGTTCATATCGCCGTAACTGGTAAAGTAAGCCAGGATGGTATTCCTCGCGATAAAGAGCCGATCGCTGGCTTGTTGGGCCCCGATGCTTACACCCTGACGGTGCTACTAGACCTCAAGGATGCGGAAGTGATCGATTCCAGCGGCATTGGTTGGCTGCTGATTTGTCAAAAGCGATTTGGGGAGCACGGGGGACGAATGATTTGTTATTCGGCTCCTCCGGCGGTGGCCAATGTCTTCAAATTGATGCGCATGGATCTTGTCTTTGATAACGCTGCCAATGCCTCGGAAGCGGAGAAATTAGCTGGTGTCAACGCCGAATCATAACTCGAATGGGGTCGATGACTCGCAAGAGATCGATCATTCTCACAAGCACGATCGCTCCCAAGGTATCGATTTCTCGCATGTCGATATGAGCACGCTCGAGCCGGAAGCCCAGATGCGGCTTCTGATCGAGCATTCGTCCATGACCGGTGCAAGCGACCTGTTCATCTTTGCCGACGAACCAGAGTACCAGGTCGCCATGCGTCTATGGGGGCGAATGCGGTACATCACCAAGCTTC containing:
- a CDS encoding 2-isopropylmalate synthase is translated as MSTPTVKIFDTTLRDGEQSPGASMNRAEKMEIAQALVDLGVDVIEAGFPIASPGDFESVKEIATNIRGASICGLARCNPKDIERAWEALKHSEQPRIHVFLATSAIHREFKLRMTPDEIISRGIDGVKLAASFCDDVEFSPEDASRTEPDFLCRAVEAAIDAGATTVNIPDTVGYATPNHMFKVITDLKNRVPNIDKAVISVHCHDDLGMAVANSLAGVEAGAGQIECTINGIGERAGNASLEEVVMALRTRHDYYNIGTRINTTRLVPTSRLLSNITGLQVQRNKAIVGRNAFAHESGIHQDGMLKEPTTYEIMRPEDVGLEKTDLVLGKHSGRAALSDRAKALGYHLSAEQLQEVFDEFKKLADKKKDIYDGDIASLCDQLIRGEVRQGWTLESLDVAHGTGKPPHVKMKLRRGDETETAEISEGDGPIDAAFWAIERITGVPITCKDFQVHSATLGRDALGEVTVEIESNKKTARGRGSSTDTVEATVHAILDAVNRISG
- a CDS encoding 3-isopropylmalate dehydrogenase, which gives rise to MKIAVIGGDGTGPEVTAEALKVMDAAAKLEGFTIEKTEFGFGGDHYLKTGEILPEGAVEELRKFDAIFLGAIGHPDVAPGILEKGLLLQLRFQLDQYINLRPVKLYPGVETPLKDKGPEEIDFVVVRENTEDLYAGIGGFLKKGTADEVATQTAMYTRKGCERWLRWAFEYTQKRNNPEGKKLTLVAKTNVLTYGHDLVWRTFQEVAKDYPDVEPDYNHVDACCMWMVKNPEYYDVIATTNMFGDIITDLAGILQGGMGVAAGGNINPDAGGTSMYEPMGGSAPKYTGKNVINPIAAISAGAMLLEHTGQPAAGARVMKAIQVVTGTKMKSQSAGKMGYGTSEVGDLVVEALGG
- a CDS encoding SDR family NAD(P)-dependent oxidoreductase — protein: MSVKSLFDLTGRTVLVTGGSKGIGKTIARAFAECGANVCITARNKQELESAAAEIAQGLSVQVEYRVCDMLDRAAVDAMAIDVLKAFQGVDVLINNAGTNKPQILTETTDEVWDEVLELNFTACMRLARHVVPGMKDKSWGRIIHLSSVMALASNSGRGLYSGTKAALIGMARAHALELGPHGITVNCICPGPIATDLPMSLLNDEQKQRFAERTAVKRWGETIDMVGPALLLGSDAGAYITGTTILADGGLICRTFD
- a CDS encoding STAS domain-containing protein codes for the protein MNLQIISTKDSHVHIAVTGKVSQDGIPRDKEPIAGLLGPDAYTLTVLLDLKDAEVIDSSGIGWLLICQKRFGEHGGRMICYSAPPAVANVFKLMRMDLVFDNAANASEAEKLAGVNAES